A part of Methanomassiliicoccales archaeon genomic DNA contains:
- a CDS encoding V-type ATP synthase subunit B — protein sequence MTTKEYRTISQIAGPLVFVEKTEPVGYNELAIVRLPDGTEKKGQVLDTSDDFVVIQVFEGTAGIEKASGARFLGETMKMPVSRDMLGRILSGSGEPLDGGPAIVPEKRLDIVGAAINPWARDSPSEFIQTGISTIDGMNTLVRGQKLPIFSGSGLPHNEIALQIARQAKVLGAQEEFAVVFAAMGITNEEAQYFMKDFERTGALKKAVVFLNLADDPAIERIITPRLALTTAEYLAYELGYHVLVIFTDVTNYCEALRQIGAAREEVPGRRGYPGYMYTDLASLYERAGRIKGKKGSITQIPILSMPGDDITHPIADLTGYITEGQLVAKRELVRAGIYPPIDVSTSLSRLMNEGIGKGKTREDHKAVSDQCYAAYAEGKDLRGLVAIVGKDALSERDRKFLDFADLFEKKIVKQGRDEDRSIETTLDMMWEILATLDESSLTRIDRKYIEKYHPKYKKA from the coding sequence ATGACCACAAAGGAGTACAGAACGATCTCGCAGATCGCTGGTCCGCTCGTCTTCGTTGAGAAGACCGAGCCGGTCGGATACAACGAGCTGGCCATCGTCCGTCTGCCGGACGGGACCGAGAAAAAGGGCCAGGTCCTTGACACCTCCGACGACTTCGTCGTCATCCAGGTGTTCGAAGGTACGGCCGGTATCGAGAAGGCCTCGGGCGCGAGGTTCCTCGGCGAGACCATGAAGATGCCGGTCTCCCGTGACATGCTGGGCCGCATCCTCTCAGGGAGCGGTGAACCGTTGGACGGAGGGCCGGCGATAGTTCCTGAAAAGAGGCTCGACATAGTCGGTGCGGCCATCAACCCATGGGCCCGGGACTCGCCATCAGAGTTCATCCAGACCGGGATATCCACCATCGATGGGATGAACACCCTGGTGAGGGGACAGAAGCTACCGATCTTCTCGGGGTCGGGCCTTCCGCACAACGAGATCGCCCTGCAGATCGCACGCCAGGCAAAGGTCCTAGGGGCCCAGGAGGAGTTCGCGGTCGTCTTCGCCGCGATGGGCATAACCAACGAAGAGGCGCAGTACTTCATGAAGGACTTCGAGAGGACAGGCGCGCTGAAGAAGGCCGTCGTCTTCCTGAACCTGGCCGATGACCCTGCGATCGAACGCATCATCACGCCGAGGTTGGCGCTGACGACCGCCGAGTACCTAGCCTATGAACTAGGATACCATGTCCTGGTCATCTTCACCGATGTCACCAACTACTGCGAGGCGCTGCGCCAGATCGGCGCCGCCCGCGAGGAGGTCCCTGGCCGTCGTGGCTATCCAGGATACATGTACACCGACCTGGCCTCATTGTACGAGAGGGCAGGGAGGATCAAGGGAAAGAAAGGCTCCATCACCCAGATCCCGATCCTTTCAATGCCGGGTGACGACATCACGCACCCCATAGCCGACCTTACCGGTTACATCACGGAGGGCCAGCTCGTGGCCAAGCGCGAGCTAGTGCGTGCTGGTATATACCCCCCGATCGACGTCTCCACATCCCTCTCCAGGCTGATGAACGAGGGCATAGGCAAGGGAAAGACCCGAGAGGACCACAAGGCGGTATCAGACCAATGCTACGCCGCCTATGCGGAAGGGAAGGACCTCCGCGGTCTGGTCGCCATCGTCGGAAAGGACGCATTGTCCGAGCGTGACCGCAAGTTCCTTGACTTCGCCGACCTCTTCGAAAAGAAGATAGTCAAACAGGGAAGGGACGAGGACCGCAGCATCGAGACCACGTTGGATATGATGTGGGAGATACTTGCCACGCTTGACGAGAGCTCCTTGACCAGGATCGACCGCAAGTACATCGAGAAATACCACCCGAAGTACAAGAAGGCCTGA